One part of the Malus sylvestris chromosome 2, drMalSylv7.2, whole genome shotgun sequence genome encodes these proteins:
- the LOC126602887 gene encoding uncharacterized protein LOC126602887, translating into MRNDHSTWPVVLSVYNLPPWMCMKQPNLLLSLLIPGPRSPGKEIDVYMRQLIDELNELWEVGTPTYDAYSNQSFTMKAAVLWIISDFPAYGMLSGWNTHGYKACPHCMHDKESIYLPASRKICYMGHRRLLEDNHRFRRQTTAFNGRREHRSAPRQWTGLQCLEELCTLRFTFGKPKKNASVGQRRKRTSSSTSGNSQWKKKSIFYELPYWRRLLIRHNLDVMHIEKNICDSVVGTLLGIEKSKDGLAARADLEVLNIRRSQHPRREGNRTFLPPALFTLKREEKTVFCNVLSTIRVPDGYSSNLSRCVHVNERKIHGLKSHDCHVLMQQLLPLAIRLVLPKAVTMVLLELSAIFRQLCSKKESEEGFKELSSRIALTLCQLEKIFPPAFFDIMVHLPVHLADEAALAGHVPYRWMYPIERYLQTLKRYVRNKGRPEGSIAEAYLVDECLSFCSMYLRGVESRRTRRGRNEDGIGRGVSDGLSIFDSKGCYMGSGEHVELDLNALDQCHRYILNNCDEVNPFRSQHEEFLKTIHRRERLTMRQIKELSKKEFPEWFKQHMNSSYHANDTLISEDLHWLANYPSRVVSRYKSHIVHGFRFRIKSVDDKHKNQNCGVFVPANVPGAIGQVNCYGRVVDMFEVKYCGPTEAGDRGRAVMLFKCEWVNSESPRGMKTDQYGFTMVNFNQLGFKEDPFILASQALQAFYVEDTIEKDWHVVVRTQPRDLFDVLEDSDAIDDYAIPNLDDRILDNENFHTRVGVEETPFLESLALPTKFVNHANVDDELTDDDGE; encoded by the exons ATGAGGAATGATCATAGCACATGGCCTGTGGTGCTTTCTGTTTACAATTTGCCGCCTTGGATGTGTATGAAGCAACCAAATTTGTTGTTGTCTCTTTTAATACCAGGACCGCGCAGTCCTGGTAAAGAGATTGATGTATACATGCGTCAACTGATTGACGAGTTGAATGAGTTGTGGGAGGTGGGCACTCCAACTTATGATGCGTATTCCAACCAAAGTTTTACGATGAAGGCTGCTGTCTTATGGATTATAAGTGATTTTCCGGCTTATGGAATGTTGTCAGGATGGAATACACATGGCTATAAAGCATGTCCACATTGCATGCATGATAAAGAATCCATTTACTTGCCGGCCAGTCGTAAAATTTGTTATATGGGACATCGACGGCTTCTTGAAGATAATCATAGGTTTCGAAGGCAAACCACAGCTTTTAATGGTCGTCGAGAGCATCGTAGTGCACCAAGGCAGTGGACTGGTTTACAATGTCTCGAAGAACTTTGTACATTGAGATTTACTtttggaaaaccaaagaaaaatgcTTCAGTTGGGCAACGCAGAAAAAGAACTTCGAGCAGTACAAGTGGTAACAGTCAGTGGAAGAAGaaatctattttttatgaactacCTTATTGGAGGCGTCTGTTGATTAGACACAATCTTGATGTTATGCATATCGAGAAGAATATATGTGACAGTGTGGTGGGAACATTGCTAGgtatagaaaagtctaaagatggATTGGCTGCACGTGCAGATCTTGAAGTCTTGAACATAAGACGCAGTCAACACCCACGTAGAGAAGGAAATAGAACATTTCTACCTCCAGCTTTGTTCAcgttgaaaagagaagaaaaaactgtGTTTTGCAATGTGTTGTCTACTATTCGGGTCCCCGATGGATATTCATCAAATTTATCACGATGTGTGCACGTGAATGAACGAAAAATACATGGGTTGAAAAGTCATGATTGCCATGTTTTAATGCAGCAGTTACTCCCGCTTGCAATACGCCTGGTTTTACCTAAAGCTGTTACTATGGTATTATTAGAGTTGAGTGCAATTTTCAGACAGTTGTGTAGTAAGAAGGAGTCTGAGGAAGGATTCAAGGAACTGAGTTCAAGAATTGCCTTGACATTATGTCAACTTGAAAAAATATTTCCTCCTGCATTTTTTGATATAATGGTGCACCTTCCAGTTCACTTGGCAGATGAAGCAGCTCTTGCAGGGCATGTTCCCTAtagatggatgtatccaattgaacg GTATTTGCAAACGTTGAAGCGCTATGTTCGTAATAAGGGTCGTCCTGAAGGTTCTATTGCTGAAGCATATTTGGTGGATGAGTGCTTGTCCTTCTGTTCCATGTATCTTAGAGGTGTCGAGTCTCGTCGTACCCGTAGAGGCCGAAATGAAGATGGTATTGGACGTGGAGTGTCTGATGGGTTATCAATTTTTGACTCCAAAGGATGTTATATGGGTTCAGGAGAACATGTGGAGCTCGATCTAAATGCTCTTGATCAGTGCCATAGATACATTCTAAATAATTGTGATGAAGTGAACCCATTTAGAAG CCAACATGAGGAATTCTTGAAAACTATACATCGTCGAGAAAGGTTAACTATGCGCCAAATTAAGGAGCTAAGCAAGAAAGAATTTCCAGAATGGTTCAAGCAACAT ATGAATTCAAGCTATCATGCTAATGACACGTTGATATCTGAAGACTTGCATTGGCTAGCTAATTATCCTAGTAGAGTTGTGAGTAGATATAAAAGTCACATTGTTCATGGGTTTAGATTTCGTATAAAATCTGTGGATGATAAGCATAAGAATCAAAATTGTGGTGTCTTTGTACCTGCAAATGTTCCTGGAGCAATTGGGCAAGTGAATTGTTATGGCAGAGTTGTTGATATGTTCGAGGTTAAATATTGTGGTCCTACTGAGGCGGGAGATAGGGGTCGAGCTGTGATGTTATTTAAGTGCGAATGGGTTAATAGTGAAAGTCCACGAGGAATGAAGACCGATCAATATGGATTTACTATGGTGAATTTCAATCAATTGGGATTTAAAGAGGATCCTTTCATACTAGCATCACAAGCATTACAAGCATTTTACGTGGaggacacaattgaaaaagattgGCACGTAGTTGTTCGAACTCAGCCGAGGGATTTGTTTGACGTACTAGAGGATAGTGATGCTATTGATGATTATGCCATACCGAATTTGGATGATCGAATTcttgataatgaaaattttcatacAAGGGTTGGCGTGGAAGAGACTCCTTTTCTTGAATCATTAGCGTTGCCTACCAAGTTCGTTAATCATGCCAATGTCGACGATGAGCTAACAGATGATGACGGAGAATAA